The following are from one region of the Methyloversatilis discipulorum genome:
- the epsE gene encoding polysaccharide export protein EpsE, translating to MTKFVRLLLGLCFGMLLLPAASAADAREYVLGSGDIIRVTVFQNPDLTVETRVTENGSITYPLIGGVTVGGLTLPATEKLIADKLRDGGFVLKPQVNVLLLQIRGNQVSVLGMVNRPGRYPIEIANTRVTDMLATAGGASVSGADIVTLVGTRNDKPFRAEIDIPALFQPEGINADIPVMGGDILYIHRAPVFYIYGEVNRPGSYRLERGMTVMQALAQGGGITLRGTDKRLKLHRRNAAGVVEAIEPDMSMTLQSDDVVYVRESLF from the coding sequence ATGACGAAGTTCGTACGTCTGCTGCTAGGCCTTTGTTTCGGGATGCTGCTGCTGCCGGCCGCCAGTGCCGCCGATGCACGTGAGTACGTGCTCGGTTCGGGCGACATCATCCGCGTCACCGTGTTCCAGAACCCGGACCTGACTGTCGAGACGCGGGTGACCGAGAACGGCAGCATCACCTATCCGCTGATCGGCGGCGTGACGGTCGGCGGCCTGACGCTGCCGGCGACCGAGAAGCTGATCGCCGACAAGCTGCGCGACGGTGGTTTCGTGCTGAAGCCGCAGGTGAACGTGCTGTTGCTGCAGATCCGCGGCAACCAGGTCTCGGTGCTGGGCATGGTGAATCGCCCGGGCCGTTATCCGATCGAGATCGCCAACACCCGTGTCACCGACATGCTGGCCACTGCCGGTGGTGCGTCGGTCAGCGGCGCCGACATCGTGACGCTGGTCGGCACGCGCAACGACAAGCCCTTCCGCGCGGAGATCGACATTCCGGCCCTGTTCCAGCCGGAAGGCATCAATGCGGACATCCCTGTCATGGGCGGCGACATCCTCTACATCCACCGTGCGCCGGTGTTCTACATCTACGGTGAAGTGAATCGTCCGGGCTCCTACCGCCTCGAGCGCGGCATGACCGTGATGCAGGCACTGGCCCAGGGTGGTGGCATCACGCTGCGCGGCACCGACAAACGCCTCAAGCTGCATCGCCGCAATGCGGCCGGTGTGGTGGAGGCGATCGAGCCTGACATGTCGATGACGCTGCAGAGCGACGATGTCGTCTACGTGCGCGAAAGCCTTTTCTGA
- a CDS encoding EpsD family peptidyl-prolyl cis-trans isomerase, translating to MPHHARRSIALTVIAAAILTACGGEGGEKKTATQVAAKVNGGEVSVHQINQVMQRTNVANPEQAKAASRQVLERLIDQELLVQQAVDKKLDRDPKTLQAIEAARREVLARAYLEQVSSAAVKPTDSEIKDYYSQHPELFSERRIFNLRELAIAAGPDFTPKLEQFMSQPRNLQQIAEWLRSENVRFTANAVTKPAEQLPLEMVKRVHQIKDGQIGVLGTSNGILVIEVAASRSVPVDENAARPVIEQFLLNQRKGELAQSEVKKLRESGKIEYMGEFTAPAPGAAAPAAASAAPAAAPAAATESAVDKGLSGLK from the coding sequence ATGCCACATCACGCACGCCGTTCCATCGCCTTGACCGTCATCGCTGCAGCCATCCTGACTGCCTGCGGCGGCGAGGGCGGCGAAAAGAAGACGGCGACCCAGGTTGCCGCAAAGGTTAACGGCGGTGAAGTTTCGGTGCATCAGATCAATCAGGTCATGCAGCGTACCAATGTGGCGAATCCAGAGCAGGCCAAGGCGGCCAGCCGCCAGGTTCTCGAGCGCCTGATCGACCAGGAGCTGCTGGTGCAGCAGGCGGTCGACAAGAAGCTGGACCGCGATCCGAAGACGCTGCAGGCGATCGAGGCTGCGCGTCGCGAAGTGCTTGCCCGCGCCTACCTCGAGCAGGTGTCCAGCGCTGCGGTCAAGCCGACTGACAGTGAAATCAAGGACTACTACAGTCAGCACCCGGAGCTGTTTTCGGAGCGCCGCATCTTCAATCTGCGCGAGCTGGCCATCGCCGCCGGCCCCGACTTCACGCCCAAGCTCGAACAGTTCATGTCGCAGCCGCGCAATCTGCAGCAGATCGCCGAGTGGCTGCGCAGCGAGAACGTGCGCTTCACCGCCAACGCAGTGACCAAGCCGGCGGAGCAGCTGCCACTCGAGATGGTGAAGCGGGTGCACCAGATCAAGGACGGCCAGATCGGCGTGCTCGGCACCTCGAACGGCATTCTGGTGATCGAGGTGGCTGCTTCGCGCAGCGTGCCGGTCGACGAGAACGCCGCACGGCCGGTGATCGAGCAGTTCCTGCTGAACCAGCGCAAGGGCGAACTGGCACAGTCGGAAGTGAAGAAGCTGCGTGAGAGCGGCAAGATCGAGTACATGGGCGAATTCACTGCGCCTGCGCCGGGTGCTGCTGCACCGGCCGCTGCATCTGCCGCACCGGCTGCTGCGCCTGCCGCCGCTACCGAATCGGCGGTGGACAAGGGACTTTCGGGGCTCAAGTAA
- a CDS encoding DUF3301 domain-containing protein: MPTFELVSLLLIGGLIWFWLDSLNAREAGMEASRAACNAEGTQLLDDTVAIRSTSLARDEEGQMRIKRTYAFEYSDTGNNRRHGSVTLLGRRVIALYIAPHVV; this comes from the coding sequence ATGCCGACCTTCGAACTCGTGTCGCTGCTGCTGATCGGCGGCCTGATCTGGTTCTGGCTCGACAGCCTGAATGCGCGCGAAGCGGGCATGGAAGCCAGCCGTGCCGCCTGCAATGCGGAAGGCACCCAGCTGCTCGATGATACCGTAGCCATCCGCTCGACCTCGCTCGCCCGCGACGAGGAGGGACAGATGCGCATCAAGCGGACCTACGCCTTCGAATACAGCGACACCGGGAACAACCGCCGCCACGGCTCTGTCACGCTGCTCGGCCGACGCGTGATCGCGCTCTACATCGCGCCGCACGTCGTCTGA